From a region of the Tenggerimyces flavus genome:
- a CDS encoding helix-turn-helix transcriptional regulator — MRNDVKALRLAKDLSQGDLATVLDVSRQTVNAIETGRYSPSLPLAIKLARFFGTSVEEVFHVDEND, encoded by the coding sequence GTGCGGAACGACGTCAAGGCACTCAGGCTCGCCAAGGACCTGTCCCAAGGCGACCTGGCCACTGTCCTCGACGTCTCCCGCCAGACCGTGAACGCGATCGAGACCGGGCGCTACAGCCCGTCGTTGCCGCTGGCGATCAAGCTGGCGCGCTTCTTCGGGACGAGCGTCGAGGAGGTCTTCCATGTCGACGAAAACGACTAG
- the thrC gene encoding threonine synthase: MTSTLTTHGTATTPAEHTPREGAFGNATELRCRECGSTIPLGAHYACLECFGPLEVAYEYPAITREQIEAGPRNIWRYAALLPVPADVASFPNTEPGLTRLVRAGNLAAELGLSTLWVKDDSGNPTHSFKDRVVAVALTAARELGFQVLACPSTGNLANAVAAAAARAGIRSVVLVPQDLEQQKIITTAVYGGTLVAVEGTYDDVNRLASEIAGEEEGWAFVNVNVRPYYAEGSKTLAYEIAEQLGWRLPDQIVVPVASGAQLVKIDKGIRELIDLGLVEDKPVKIYGAQATGCAPVATAFKEGHDVVAPVRPATLAKSLAIGNPADGPYVLDVCRRTGGTVEDVTDEQVVDGIALLARTEGIFGETAGGVTIATLQKLIETGQLDPSLETVVINSGDGLKTLDAVAGRVGPKATIKPTYEAFTEAGLA; encoded by the coding sequence ATGACCTCGACACTGACCACCCACGGCACCGCCACGACGCCCGCCGAGCACACGCCGCGCGAGGGTGCGTTCGGCAACGCGACCGAGCTTCGATGTCGCGAGTGTGGCAGCACGATCCCGCTGGGCGCCCACTACGCGTGCCTGGAGTGCTTCGGCCCGCTGGAGGTGGCGTACGAGTACCCCGCCATCACCCGCGAGCAGATCGAGGCGGGACCACGCAACATCTGGCGGTACGCGGCGCTGCTGCCCGTGCCCGCCGACGTGGCGTCGTTCCCGAACACCGAACCAGGACTGACCCGGCTCGTCCGCGCGGGCAACCTCGCGGCCGAGCTGGGTCTTTCCACGCTCTGGGTGAAGGACGACTCCGGCAACCCCACGCACTCGTTCAAGGACCGCGTCGTCGCCGTCGCGCTGACCGCCGCGCGCGAGCTCGGGTTCCAGGTGCTCGCGTGCCCGTCGACCGGCAACCTCGCGAACGCCGTCGCCGCCGCGGCCGCGCGGGCCGGCATCCGCAGCGTGGTGCTCGTTCCGCAGGACCTCGAGCAGCAGAAGATCATCACCACTGCCGTGTACGGCGGCACGCTGGTCGCGGTCGAGGGCACCTACGACGACGTCAACCGGCTCGCGAGCGAGATCGCCGGCGAAGAGGAGGGTTGGGCGTTCGTGAACGTGAACGTCCGTCCCTACTACGCCGAGGGCTCGAAGACGCTCGCGTACGAGATCGCCGAACAGCTCGGCTGGCGGCTGCCCGACCAGATCGTCGTCCCGGTCGCGTCCGGCGCCCAACTCGTGAAGATCGACAAGGGCATCCGCGAGCTGATCGACCTCGGCCTGGTCGAGGACAAGCCGGTCAAGATCTACGGCGCGCAGGCGACCGGCTGCGCTCCCGTGGCCACCGCGTTCAAGGAAGGGCATGACGTGGTGGCGCCCGTTCGCCCAGCCACGTTGGCGAAATCGCTCGCGATCGGCAACCCGGCGGACGGTCCGTACGTGCTCGACGTTTGCCGTCGTACGGGCGGCACGGTCGAGGACGTGACCGACGAGCAGGTCGTGGACGGCATCGCGCTGCTCGCTCGTACCGAAGGCATCTTCGGTGAGACGGCGGGCGGCGTGACGATCGCGACGCTGCAGAAGCTGATCGAGACCGGGCAGCTCGACCCATCGCTCGAGACTGTCGTGATCAACTCCGGTGACGGGCTCAAGACGCTCGACGCGGTCGCGGGCCGGGTGGGTCCGAAGGCGACGATCAAGCCGACGTACGAGGCATTCACGGAAGCGGGGCTGGCATGA
- a CDS encoding serine hydrolase domain-containing protein: MYAWLRHARILLLVLTLGVVGAATYATPAAAKTAPALEKVVAAGFPGAVAVDRVGRDVEISAAGVADVRTGRKAKAGDRFRIGSVTKPMVSTVVLQLVAERQVSLDARVAKLLPGVGLDERITVRHLLQQTSGFHTDTYVFQPPRSIDANRYRHFTPRELVKIALTNPAPRATPGTKWEYSNTNYVLAGMVVERVTGNRVERELERRIFRPLRLKDTSFPRASTFIHGRHLRGYLQDETGKATLDYTDYNMSWAWSAGAVVSTVADETAFLRGLFTGKLLPKSLLAKMMDDGKFGYGLGLYAMPAPCVPGGLVWGHNGQVFGYQSAVFSTPDGKRQIAVGANAWILNEEGGGLHPIVDQTAAGSFCPNSGQSSRMMSKLLAR, translated from the coding sequence ATGTATGCCTGGCTGCGGCATGCCCGCATCCTGCTCCTCGTCCTCACTCTCGGTGTCGTCGGTGCGGCGACGTACGCGACACCCGCTGCCGCGAAGACCGCGCCAGCGTTGGAGAAAGTCGTCGCCGCCGGCTTCCCCGGCGCGGTCGCCGTGGACCGAGTGGGCCGCGACGTCGAGATCTCGGCAGCGGGCGTCGCTGACGTACGTACGGGCCGCAAGGCCAAGGCGGGCGACCGGTTCCGGATCGGCAGCGTCACCAAGCCGATGGTCTCGACCGTCGTTCTCCAGCTCGTGGCGGAGCGTCAAGTCTCTCTTGACGCCCGGGTCGCGAAGCTGCTCCCGGGCGTCGGCCTGGACGAGCGCATCACCGTGCGGCACCTGCTGCAGCAGACGAGCGGGTTCCACACCGACACGTACGTCTTCCAGCCGCCGCGATCCATCGACGCCAACCGGTACCGCCACTTCACGCCGCGCGAGCTCGTCAAGATCGCATTGACGAACCCCGCCCCGCGCGCCACGCCCGGCACGAAGTGGGAGTACTCCAACACCAACTACGTTCTGGCCGGCATGGTCGTCGAACGGGTCACCGGCAACCGCGTCGAGAGGGAGCTGGAGCGCCGCATCTTCCGCCCGCTTCGCCTGAAGGACACATCGTTCCCGCGCGCCAGCACGTTCATCCACGGCCGGCACCTGCGCGGCTACCTCCAGGACGAGACCGGCAAGGCCACGCTCGACTACACCGACTACAACATGAGCTGGGCCTGGTCCGCCGGCGCGGTGGTCTCGACGGTCGCCGACGAGACCGCGTTCCTGCGCGGGCTGTTCACCGGCAAGCTGCTCCCGAAGTCGCTGCTCGCGAAGATGATGGACGACGGCAAGTTCGGGTACGGGCTCGGCCTGTATGCGATGCCGGCGCCGTGCGTGCCCGGCGGGCTGGTCTGGGGTCACAACGGCCAGGTCTTCGGTTACCAGAGCGCGGTGTTCAGCACGCCGGACGGCAAGCGTCAGATCGCCGTCGGCGCGAACGCCTGGATCCTCAACGAGGAGGGCGGCGGGCTGCACCCGATCGTCGACCAGACCGCCGCTGGGTCGTTCTGCCCGAATAGCGGACAGTCGTCTCGAATGATGAGCAAGTTGCTCGCGCGCTGA
- a CDS encoding MoaD/ThiS family protein: protein MSVKVRIPTILRTYTGGASEVTADGATLADVLESLEGAYPGIRARVLDDAGKLRRFVNVYVGEEDVRFTSGLSTPTPDGAQVSVIPAVAGG from the coding sequence ATGAGCGTGAAGGTACGCATCCCGACGATCCTGCGCACGTACACCGGCGGCGCGTCCGAGGTGACCGCCGACGGCGCGACGCTCGCGGACGTGCTCGAGTCGTTGGAGGGCGCGTATCCCGGCATCCGGGCAAGAGTGCTCGACGACGCGGGAAAGCTGCGCAGGTTCGTCAATGTGTACGTGGGTGAGGAGGACGTGCGGTTCACGTCCGGCTTGTCGACGCCCACTCCGGACGGTGCGCAGGTCTCGGTGATCCCCGCGGTCGCGGGTGGCTGA
- a CDS encoding Type 1 glutamine amidotransferase-like domain-containing protein, translated as MKLLLTSAGVRNATIQNALIGLLGKPIADCDALCIPTGMYGHPSLGPGERAWRFLSGGEPGCPMVELGWKSVGVLELTALPSIDESKWVPKVREADVLLVAGGDALYLCHWIRESGLANLLPSLSETIWVGLSAGSMVMTPRIGADFVGWKPPTGGDDSALGVVDFSIFPHLDCEGMPENTLADAERWAATIPGPAYAIDDETAIAVTGSTVDVVSEGHWTQFP; from the coding sequence ATGAAGCTTCTTCTCACGTCCGCTGGCGTCAGGAACGCGACCATCCAGAACGCGCTGATCGGCCTGCTGGGCAAGCCGATCGCCGACTGCGACGCCCTCTGCATCCCCACCGGGATGTACGGGCACCCGAGTCTCGGGCCGGGCGAGCGCGCGTGGCGTTTCCTCAGCGGAGGCGAGCCCGGCTGTCCCATGGTCGAGCTGGGCTGGAAGTCCGTGGGCGTGCTCGAGCTGACCGCCCTGCCCAGCATCGACGAGTCCAAGTGGGTCCCGAAGGTCCGCGAGGCAGACGTCCTGCTGGTGGCGGGTGGGGATGCGCTGTATCTGTGCCACTGGATACGGGAGTCCGGGTTGGCGAATCTCCTGCCGTCGCTGAGCGAGACGATCTGGGTGGGGCTGAGCGCGGGGAGCATGGTGATGACCCCGCGCATCGGGGCGGACTTCGTCGGCTGGAAGCCGCCCACCGGTGGTGACGACAGCGCGCTGGGGGTCGTCGACTTCTCGATCTTCCCGCACCTGGACTGCGAGGGCATGCCGGAGAACACCCTGGCCGACGCCGAACGATGGGCCGCCACCATCCCCGGCCCGGCGTACGCGATCGACGACGAGACCGCCATCGCGGTGACTGGCAGCACCGTGGACGTCGTCTCCGAGGGCCACTGGACGCAGTTCCCCTAG
- a CDS encoding class I SAM-dependent DNA methyltransferase: MSEYIDAVRESYDTVAAAYDEQVKGPSEQDPLMRAMFQAFAELAHGKVADLGCGPGKITAYLRELGLDAYGIDLSPNMVELARAAYPQLRFEVGTMTALDVADGELGGILAHFSTHHTPPEHLPRVYAELHRALAPGGHLMLWTHTGDNERRQLTQAYGGHPVSYESHRLPADHLADLLQATGFRIRATLVEPPPRPNACFVATRS; encoded by the coding sequence GTGAGCGAGTACATCGACGCCGTACGCGAGTCCTACGACACCGTTGCCGCTGCCTATGACGAGCAGGTCAAGGGGCCGAGTGAGCAGGATCCGCTCATGCGCGCGATGTTCCAGGCGTTCGCCGAGCTCGCCCACGGCAAGGTCGCGGACCTCGGCTGCGGCCCGGGCAAGATCACCGCGTACCTGCGCGAGCTCGGCCTGGACGCGTACGGCATCGACCTCTCGCCGAACATGGTCGAGCTCGCGCGCGCCGCGTATCCCCAGCTCCGGTTCGAGGTCGGCACCATGACCGCGCTCGACGTCGCCGACGGCGAGCTCGGCGGCATCCTCGCGCACTTCAGCACCCACCACACCCCGCCCGAGCACCTGCCGCGGGTGTACGCCGAGCTGCACCGCGCTCTCGCGCCCGGCGGCCACCTCATGCTCTGGACGCACACCGGCGACAACGAACGTCGCCAGCTCACGCAGGCGTACGGCGGCCACCCGGTCAGCTACGAGTCGCACCGACTGCCGGCCGACCACCTCGCCGACCTGCTCCAAGCAACGGGTTTCCGGATCAGGGCAACGCTCGTCGAGCCACCGCCGCGGCCGAACGCCTGTTTCGTCGCGACCAGATCGTGA
- a CDS encoding cold-shock protein, protein MTQGTVKWFNAEKGYGFIAVDGGNDVFVHYSKIQMDGYKSLADGQTVEFEVVEGPKGLEAHDVKPV, encoded by the coding sequence ATGACGCAAGGCACCGTCAAGTGGTTCAACGCCGAGAAGGGGTACGGCTTCATCGCGGTCGATGGCGGCAACGATGTGTTCGTTCACTACTCGAAGATCCAGATGGATGGCTACAAGTCTCTCGCCGACGGACAAACCGTCGAGTTCGAGGTCGTGGAGGGACCGAAGGGTCTCGAAGCGCACGACGTGAAGCCTGTCTGA
- a CDS encoding DUF2178 domain-containing protein produces the protein MSTKTTSTTRRWVVPVVAVVLGIAMFVVVGLVRDDLEVGIVMLVIMVGYAAILVVFRRAEPIAMLGEDGGDERRRLLQLRASSFTTNVLALVIVGGFFIEVVRGEDGEPWTWLGLIGGVCFAGSLFFYSRRS, from the coding sequence ATGTCGACGAAAACGACTAGTACCACCCGCCGCTGGGTCGTTCCAGTGGTCGCCGTCGTGCTGGGCATCGCCATGTTCGTGGTGGTGGGCCTGGTCCGCGACGACCTCGAGGTCGGCATCGTGATGCTCGTGATCATGGTCGGTTACGCCGCCATTCTCGTCGTGTTCCGGCGTGCCGAGCCGATCGCGATGCTCGGTGAGGACGGCGGCGACGAACGGCGCCGGCTGCTTCAACTCCGGGCGTCCAGCTTCACGACGAACGTGCTCGCGCTCGTCATCGTCGGCGGCTTCTTCATCGAGGTCGTCCGTGGCGAGGACGGCGAGCCGTGGACCTGGCTCGGTCTCATCGGCGGAGTGTGTTTCGCTGGCTCACTGTTCTTCTACAGCCGGCGTAGCTGA
- a CDS encoding GNAT family N-acetyltransferase: MTTEVRRPTRAEMADYYRALPYANGLPMWEPAPAAWHGGPEPWPPPRVPAPAEQLEQWADTDLADDGFHPVAAIVDGKVVGGSAMLSFDITVPGHRQLPMGGVTATGVIATYRRRGLLRKLMQAMFDEALDRGEPLATLSASEGSIYGRFGYSPATMRARWEIRRGEAQLRPAADDRGSLELADAAAARVAWPAVHAAVRAERIGELTPRPDRWDGLTDTASGTDGPLRYLIHRDQQGAVDGIAHYRLPWSPTAERAGTLVVEAFEATNPTAYRALWSLLLDFDLTQLVVAHSRPRDEPLRWLLANPRALRVTRQSDNLWARILDVPRALEGRAYETPGELTFTIEDDPMCPANVGTWHLVADESGADVERTDGQADLALDIQALSTLFLGGGSAHDFAYAGRIRPVTDDAVGKLARMFRTDPEPHNSFAF; encoded by the coding sequence GTGACGACCGAAGTCCGGAGGCCCACGCGCGCGGAGATGGCCGACTACTACCGGGCGCTGCCGTACGCCAACGGGTTGCCGATGTGGGAGCCCGCTCCCGCGGCGTGGCACGGCGGGCCTGAGCCATGGCCGCCTCCGCGGGTGCCGGCGCCGGCCGAGCAGCTCGAGCAGTGGGCCGACACCGATCTGGCCGACGACGGCTTCCATCCGGTCGCCGCGATCGTCGACGGGAAGGTCGTCGGCGGCTCGGCCATGTTGTCGTTCGACATCACGGTGCCGGGCCACCGCCAGCTCCCGATGGGAGGCGTCACCGCCACCGGCGTCATCGCGACGTACCGCCGCCGCGGCCTGCTGCGCAAGCTGATGCAGGCGATGTTCGACGAGGCGCTCGATCGCGGCGAGCCGCTCGCCACCCTCAGCGCGAGCGAGGGCAGCATCTACGGCCGGTTCGGCTACTCGCCGGCAACGATGCGCGCCCGGTGGGAGATCCGGCGCGGCGAGGCGCAGCTGCGGCCGGCCGCCGACGACCGCGGCTCCCTCGAGCTCGCGGACGCGGCCGCCGCCAGAGTCGCCTGGCCGGCCGTGCACGCGGCCGTACGTGCCGAACGGATCGGCGAGCTCACCCCGCGCCCGGACCGCTGGGACGGACTCACCGACACGGCGTCGGGCACAGACGGTCCGCTCCGCTACCTGATCCACCGCGACCAGCAAGGCGCCGTCGACGGCATCGCCCACTACCGGCTGCCCTGGTCGCCGACGGCCGAACGCGCCGGCACGCTCGTCGTCGAGGCGTTCGAGGCCACCAACCCGACCGCCTACCGAGCCCTGTGGTCGCTGCTGCTCGACTTCGACCTCACCCAGCTCGTCGTCGCCCACAGCCGCCCGCGCGACGAACCGCTGCGCTGGCTGCTCGCCAACCCGCGCGCCCTCCGCGTCACCCGGCAGTCCGACAACCTGTGGGCGCGCATCCTCGACGTCCCGCGGGCGCTGGAGGGCAGGGCGTACGAGACGCCGGGCGAGCTGACGTTCACGATCGAGGACGACCCGATGTGTCCGGCGAACGTCGGCACCTGGCACCTCGTCGCCGACGAGTCCGGCGCGGACGTCGAACGTACCGACGGCCAGGCCGACCTCGCCCTCGACATCCAGGCGCTCAGCACGCTGTTCCTCGGCGGCGGGTCCGCCCACGACTTCGCCTACGCCGGACGCATCCGCCCCGTCACCGACGACGCGGTCGGCAAGCTGGCAAGGATGTTCCGCACCGATCCCGAGCCGCACAACTCGTTCGCCTTCTGA
- a CDS encoding cellulase family glycosylhydrolase, with product MWRTIHLLTAGALVAALAPAALAPQPAEAVPGLTPLPRLESVTPAGKQYGALQEIGTGRKFLPRGANYVRLTETPTAHHSTFEPGRYTNAEAEQTLARLHQDGYNAVRVFIDHGNVTDADTHKKPHGIGRGMTDTTPYYGPYLDNVASFVKLATKYQIRVMFSLDLFPQSRYYYDLVGNVDRKAVNMDGRNLNYLHPTYVLAKSTYLKNFTAGLKERVGADLMSTVLAIQSDNEAYVVGDKAPYNKLSGKVTPLNGVTYDMADPTQRQQSADAAFVEYANRMVDAVHAIDPAALVTMGVFTFGAVHKPGPRGMPFYCTTAPCPAGDYRYPARPRSLTAWSRLSFLDVHIYPANKPGINDPYTLARNLETIEWSTVKGTVIIGEFGADKAFYQNNLTVAAARMRELQVGSCLRGFSGWLFWTSNVGDSETLRTLYSLYEGNETINAQLKPTARPDPCKHTAS from the coding sequence ATGTGGCGAACGATCCACCTGCTCACGGCCGGCGCCCTGGTCGCGGCGCTCGCACCCGCCGCCCTCGCTCCGCAGCCCGCCGAAGCCGTGCCCGGCCTCACCCCGCTGCCCCGGCTGGAGTCGGTCACGCCGGCAGGCAAGCAGTACGGCGCGCTCCAGGAGATCGGAACGGGACGGAAGTTCCTCCCCCGCGGCGCCAACTACGTACGGCTCACCGAGACACCCACGGCGCACCACTCGACGTTCGAACCCGGCCGCTACACCAACGCCGAAGCCGAACAGACGCTCGCGCGGCTGCACCAGGACGGCTACAACGCCGTCCGCGTCTTCATCGACCATGGCAACGTCACCGACGCCGACACGCACAAGAAGCCGCACGGCATCGGCCGCGGCATGACCGACACCACTCCGTACTACGGCCCGTACCTCGACAACGTCGCGAGCTTCGTCAAGCTCGCGACCAAGTACCAGATCAGGGTCATGTTCTCCCTCGACCTGTTCCCGCAGAGCAGGTACTACTACGACCTCGTCGGCAACGTGGACCGCAAGGCGGTCAACATGGACGGTCGCAACCTCAACTACCTGCACCCGACCTACGTGCTCGCGAAGTCCACGTACCTGAAGAACTTCACGGCAGGGTTGAAGGAACGCGTCGGCGCCGACCTGATGTCGACCGTCCTCGCAATCCAGTCCGACAACGAGGCGTACGTCGTCGGCGACAAGGCGCCGTACAACAAGCTGTCCGGGAAGGTGACGCCACTCAATGGCGTCACCTACGACATGGCCGACCCGACGCAGCGCCAGCAGTCGGCGGACGCGGCGTTCGTCGAGTACGCGAACCGGATGGTCGACGCCGTCCACGCGATCGACCCTGCCGCCCTGGTGACGATGGGCGTCTTCACGTTCGGCGCGGTGCACAAGCCCGGGCCGCGCGGGATGCCCTTCTACTGCACGACGGCGCCCTGCCCGGCGGGCGACTACCGCTACCCAGCAAGGCCGCGCTCACTGACGGCGTGGTCGCGACTGTCCTTCCTGGACGTCCACATCTATCCGGCCAACAAGCCCGGCATCAACGATCCATACACGCTGGCACGCAACCTCGAGACGATCGAGTGGAGCACCGTGAAGGGCACCGTGATCATCGGGGAGTTCGGCGCGGACAAGGCGTTCTACCAGAACAACCTCACGGTCGCGGCCGCTCGCATGCGGGAGCTGCAGGTCGGCAGTTGCCTGCGCGGCTTCTCGGGTTGGCTGTTCTGGACGTCGAACGTGGGCGACAGCGAGACACTGCGAACGCTCTACAGCCTGTACGAGGGCAACGAGACGATCAACGCTCAGCTCAAGCCGACCGCGCGCCCCGATCCCTGTAAGCACACCGCGAGCTGA
- a CDS encoding ABC transporter ATP-binding protein: protein MDLSFLLRLRPFLAPQRSRLALFIALLLVAALLGVAVPLAFQRAVDEGLAVGATTVAIRWIGVALALGLLAAGAGSVANAIGAEIGVRTTEALRLAMFEQVTALPYAFHAQSKAGAVVSRLTRSPTAAQNLIQSIFGTLIGQGVLLVLAVITLARINLAAVAVVLAVLPMFVIPLRAFNKRLFAAGREQTAATSEAEHFLTERLNVEGAVTRHLLHTHHAETTAFAAHAARIRTALVARNGSFYGSQFCTSALAALGVAGAYAAGALQGASVGHVVAMAALVKLIYDPLVLMGIQGLGLSGGIIELERIFAVLDLPVHQRVGSRKLVAAARKLTFEHVWFRHPAPGSATLPDLAAETTSAGEPDWAVADLTFSLVPGSTTALVGPSGAGKTTTALLAVGVHQPTRGRVMIDELDLADLSSAARHRAVGMVTQDVFVLHASLRDNLTIAQPEATDDQIMEALRHAQLGTLIESPPRGLDTTVGDRGFRLSGGERQRLSLARIFLSNPDIVILDEATAHLDALTEAALHNAMTHHLAGHTKLIIAHRPSTIENADQTIRLDHGSDVTRAVGRRP, encoded by the coding sequence ATGGATCTGTCGTTCCTGCTTCGCCTGCGCCCGTTCCTGGCACCACAGCGGTCGAGGCTTGCCTTGTTCATCGCGTTGCTGCTCGTTGCGGCCCTGCTGGGCGTCGCCGTTCCGTTGGCGTTCCAGCGGGCTGTCGACGAGGGGTTGGCTGTCGGTGCCACGACGGTGGCGATCAGGTGGATTGGTGTCGCGCTGGCGCTCGGCCTCCTTGCCGCCGGCGCGGGTTCTGTCGCGAACGCGATTGGCGCCGAGATCGGCGTCAGGACCACCGAGGCCCTTCGGCTGGCGATGTTCGAGCAGGTCACGGCCCTGCCCTATGCCTTCCATGCACAGTCCAAGGCCGGTGCCGTGGTTTCCCGCCTGACGCGCAGCCCTACCGCGGCGCAGAACCTGATCCAGTCGATCTTCGGCACCTTGATCGGGCAGGGAGTGTTGTTGGTGTTGGCCGTCATCACCCTGGCCAGAATCAACCTGGCCGCGGTCGCGGTCGTGCTGGCAGTGCTGCCCATGTTCGTCATCCCGCTCCGAGCGTTCAACAAGCGCCTGTTCGCGGCCGGGCGTGAGCAGACCGCTGCCACCAGCGAGGCAGAGCACTTCCTCACCGAACGACTCAACGTGGAAGGCGCGGTGACCCGCCACCTGCTCCATACACACCATGCCGAGACCACCGCATTCGCCGCCCACGCGGCCAGGATCCGGACGGCCCTGGTGGCACGCAACGGCAGCTTCTACGGGTCTCAGTTCTGTACCTCCGCACTCGCTGCCCTCGGCGTCGCCGGTGCCTACGCCGCCGGGGCGTTGCAGGGAGCATCCGTCGGACACGTCGTCGCGATGGCCGCCCTGGTGAAGTTGATCTACGACCCCCTCGTCCTGATGGGCATCCAGGGGCTTGGTCTCAGCGGTGGCATCATCGAGTTGGAGAGAATCTTCGCGGTGTTGGACCTGCCGGTCCACCAACGGGTGGGATCCCGGAAGCTCGTCGCGGCGGCGCGAAAACTCACCTTCGAGCACGTGTGGTTCCGGCATCCAGCGCCGGGATCGGCAACCCTGCCTGACCTCGCCGCGGAGACCACCAGCGCTGGCGAGCCCGACTGGGCGGTTGCCGACCTGACCTTCTCTCTCGTCCCCGGGAGTACGACAGCACTGGTAGGACCCAGTGGCGCGGGAAAGACCACCACTGCGCTCCTCGCCGTCGGTGTGCATCAGCCGACCCGAGGTCGGGTGATGATCGACGAGCTCGATCTCGCCGACCTGTCGTCGGCTGCGCGGCACCGAGCAGTCGGCATGGTGACTCAGGACGTGTTCGTTCTCCACGCCAGCCTCCGTGACAACCTCACGATCGCCCAGCCCGAAGCGACCGACGACCAGATCATGGAAGCCCTGCGCCACGCTCAGCTCGGCACCTTGATCGAATCCCCGCCGCGGGGACTCGACACCACGGTCGGCGACCGCGGGTTCCGGCTGTCCGGCGGAGAACGTCAACGCCTCAGCCTCGCCCGCATCTTCCTGTCCAACCCGGACATCGTGATCCTGGACGAAGCCACTGCCCACCTGGACGCTCTGACCGAAGCGGCGCTCCACAACGCGATGACCCACCACCTGGCCGGGCACACCAAGCTCATCATCGCCCACCGGCCGAGCACGATCGAGAACGCCGACCAGACCATCCGCCTCGACCACGGATCGGACGTGACGAGAGCTGTCGGAAGGCGGCCGTAG